In the Flagellimonas sp. MMG031 genome, one interval contains:
- a CDS encoding ATP-binding protein, with protein sequence MKDNGLGIDLERHGDNLFKLYKRFHRDVSGKGMGLFIVKSQLEAMNASITVDSEVGVGTTFKIIFNNS encoded by the coding sequence GTGAAAGATAACGGTCTTGGCATTGACCTAGAGCGGCATGGCGACAACCTTTTTAAATTATATAAGCGGTTCCATCGCGATGTTTCCGGTAAGGGCATGGGGCTTTTTATTGTAAAATCCCAATTGGAGGCCATGAACGCTTCCATTACCGTAGACAGTGAGGTCGGAGTTGGTACCACATTCAAAATCATATTCAACAATTCGTAA
- a CDS encoding response regulator: MRNPSILLVDDDEVYIYVTKKILANMSDDISVKSFNDGERAIEFIQTCTQENNPLPGVILLDINMPYLDGWGFLSEFKKLVPKLAEREVNIYMVTSSNDPHDMERAKEFEQVTGYVVKPVFEDKLAEILTDVYDENW; this comes from the coding sequence ATGAGAAATCCCAGTATCCTTTTAGTGGATGATGACGAAGTCTATATCTACGTGACCAAGAAAATCTTGGCCAATATGTCCGATGATATTTCCGTAAAATCCTTTAATGATGGGGAACGGGCCATCGAATTCATCCAAACGTGCACACAGGAGAACAACCCGCTACCGGGAGTTATTTTGCTGGACATCAATATGCCCTATTTGGATGGGTGGGGCTTTTTATCGGAATTCAAAAAATTGGTGCCCAAACTGGCGGAGAGAGAAGTGAACATTTATATGGTCACCTCTTCCAATGACCCGCACGATATGGAACGGGCCAAGGAATTTGAACAAGTTACAGGCTACGTTGTAAAACCTGTTTTCGAGGACAAGTTGGCAGAAATTCTAACAGATGTATACGATGAAAATTGGTAG
- a CDS encoding HlyD family efflux transporter periplasmic adaptor subunit: MKYLVFSVIGAYLLLACSGPKEKTYPQKLPMTESVYASATVQPDSLYHAYSVATGILEHIWVEEGDTVSKGDLLLQINNTSPEMNKENARLALELAQKNYTSTSAVLNSIKDEIEAAVLQLGNDSINFYRQKKLWDQNIGSKVEFDNKKLAYELARNRLDALKKKFERTKNELETQLRQAENNYRSSLTNTNDFTITSKINGTVYALHKNLGEIVNTVEPVATLGMTNRFIVELLVDEVDIIKLRRGQKVYITLDSYGDIVFEGTVHKIYPRKDERSQTFTVEAIFNTPPKTLYPGLSGEGNIVISETKEALVIPKTYLINGSTVLTDEGETQVTTGLENMSMVEILDGIDEHTALYPPEP, from the coding sequence ATGAAGTACCTTGTGTTTTCGGTGATTGGTGCCTACCTCCTATTGGCTTGTTCGGGGCCAAAGGAAAAGACGTACCCGCAAAAACTACCCATGACGGAATCCGTATATGCTTCGGCGACCGTTCAGCCGGACAGTCTGTACCATGCCTATTCCGTGGCCACCGGTATTCTTGAACATATTTGGGTGGAAGAAGGCGACACCGTTTCCAAAGGGGATTTGCTGCTTCAGATTAACAATACTTCCCCGGAAATGAACAAGGAAAATGCGCGACTGGCCCTTGAACTGGCCCAAAAAAATTATACGAGCACATCTGCCGTATTGAACAGCATCAAAGATGAAATCGAAGCAGCAGTGTTGCAATTGGGCAATGATTCCATCAACTTTTACCGACAAAAAAAGCTTTGGGACCAAAACATTGGATCTAAAGTGGAGTTTGACAACAAAAAGCTGGCCTACGAACTTGCCCGTAACCGACTCGATGCCCTAAAAAAGAAATTTGAACGAACCAAAAATGAACTTGAAACACAGTTAAGGCAAGCGGAAAACAATTACAGATCCTCGCTTACCAACACCAACGATTTTACCATTACAAGCAAGATTAACGGAACGGTATATGCACTGCACAAAAATCTTGGAGAAATTGTCAATACCGTAGAACCCGTGGCAACGTTGGGCATGACCAATAGGTTTATTGTGGAACTGTTGGTGGATGAGGTCGACATCATCAAACTGCGCAGGGGACAAAAAGTCTATATTACCTTGGATTCCTATGGCGATATCGTATTTGAAGGTACGGTGCACAAAATCTATCCTCGAAAAGATGAGCGCTCACAGACCTTTACAGTGGAAGCCATATTCAACACCCCTCCAAAGACATTATATCCGGGGCTTTCGGGAGAGGGCAATATTGTTATTTCGGAAACCAAGGAGGCATTGGTGATTCCAAAAACATATCTGATCAATGGTAGCACGGTGTTGACGGATGAGGGGGAAACACAGGTAACCACAGGACTGGAAAATATGTCCATGGTTGAAATCCTTGACGGCATCGATGAACATACGGCACTTTATCCTCCCGAACCATGA
- a CDS encoding FtsX-like permease family protein: MINWSVILGIAKTHLITKMKSTITATLGVTFGIGAYITLVSFMTGLNTMLDNLVLNQTPHIHLYNEIRPSDDQPITMTEAFQNGFNVVHSIKPKLSQTKIHNALPILSYLKKQPNVDGATPQLRAQIFYLSGSMELGGNLVGVDIMEEVRLSNLRDNIVEGSPEDLKNNANGILLGSGLAEKMSLTTGDRVQISTVSGTVFPLKIVGIYQSGIAEVDNVQSFANLKTVQRILGEAENYVTDINIRLVDIAQAESMAKSLENQFDVQAMGINEANAQFETGSNIRNLITYAVSITLLIVAGFGIYNILNMLIYEKMKDIAILKATGFSGNDVQLIFMGQAIIIGIVGGALGLLIGFSLSSLIDQTPFETDALPTITTYPVNYDPVYYLIGIVFALLSTFIAGYLPSLRAKKIDPVKIIRGT; the protein is encoded by the coding sequence ATGATCAATTGGAGCGTCATATTGGGCATTGCCAAAACCCATCTTATTACCAAGATGAAATCCACCATAACCGCCACCCTTGGAGTCACTTTTGGAATAGGTGCCTATATTACTTTGGTAAGTTTTATGACGGGGCTGAACACCATGCTGGATAATCTGGTACTCAATCAAACCCCACATATCCATTTGTATAATGAAATCCGCCCCTCCGATGATCAACCCATCACTATGACCGAGGCGTTCCAAAACGGATTCAACGTAGTTCACTCCATTAAACCCAAACTGAGCCAAACTAAAATCCATAATGCCCTCCCCATCCTCAGTTATCTCAAAAAGCAACCCAACGTAGATGGAGCAACCCCGCAGCTACGGGCCCAAATTTTCTATCTGTCAGGTTCCATGGAACTTGGAGGAAACTTGGTAGGGGTTGATATTATGGAGGAAGTCCGATTGTCCAATCTACGGGATAACATCGTGGAAGGCTCCCCGGAGGACCTGAAAAACAACGCTAATGGAATTCTCCTCGGCTCAGGTTTGGCCGAAAAGATGTCGTTAACCACAGGAGATAGGGTACAGATCAGTACGGTATCCGGCACCGTGTTCCCGCTAAAAATTGTAGGTATCTATCAAAGTGGGATTGCAGAGGTAGATAATGTTCAAAGTTTTGCCAATCTAAAAACGGTACAACGTATTTTGGGGGAGGCAGAAAATTATGTTACGGACATCAACATTAGATTGGTGGATATTGCCCAGGCGGAATCCATGGCCAAAAGCTTGGAAAATCAGTTTGACGTGCAGGCCATGGGAATCAATGAAGCCAATGCACAGTTTGAGACGGGTTCAAACATTAGAAACCTCATCACCTATGCAGTTTCCATCACCTTGTTGATCGTAGCCGGATTTGGTATCTACAATATCCTGAACATGTTGATTTATGAGAAAATGAAGGATATTGCTATTCTCAAGGCCACTGGCTTTTCGGGAAATGATGTGCAGCTCATTTTTATGGGTCAGGCCATCATCATAGGCATCGTTGGAGGTGCTTTGGGTCTGTTGATCGGCTTTTCACTTTCAAGCCTTATCGATCAAACCCCTTTTGAAACTGACGCTTTGCCGACGATTACCACCTATCCGGTAAATTACGATCCCGTTTATTACCTCATCGGGATAGTTTTTGCCCTTTTGTCCACTTTCATTGCAGGTTACCTGCCCTCCCTGAGGGCCAAAAAAATTGACCCTGTAAAAATTATTCGAGGAACTTGA
- a CDS encoding ABC transporter ATP-binding protein produces MEFVLETKHINKYFRKPKEFHVLKDISFGVKKGEFTSIMGKSGSGKSTLLYILSTMDTDYEGQLYLNDQLITGKSHKELSRIRNKNIGFVFQFHYLLSEFSVLENVMLPAKKLGEKSLAEIEHNAQQKLEMLHIGHLAHQRASRISGGEKQRVAIARALINDPTILMGDEPTGNLDSHNSDNVFNIFKKLKEEQGLSLLVVTHDEDFAKRTDRIVQLEDGKIMSQ; encoded by the coding sequence ATGGAATTTGTTTTGGAAACCAAACATATCAACAAATACTTTCGTAAGCCAAAAGAGTTTCATGTGCTGAAGGATATCTCCTTTGGAGTGAAAAAGGGAGAGTTTACGTCCATTATGGGGAAGTCCGGCTCCGGAAAATCCACCTTGCTCTATATCTTGTCTACCATGGATACGGATTATGAGGGGCAATTATACCTCAATGATCAACTGATTACTGGTAAATCGCATAAGGAACTGTCCCGCATACGAAACAAGAACATTGGATTTGTATTCCAGTTCCACTATTTATTGTCGGAATTCAGTGTTTTGGAAAATGTGATGTTGCCCGCCAAAAAGCTTGGGGAAAAGTCCCTTGCGGAAATTGAGCACAATGCGCAACAAAAACTGGAAATGCTGCACATTGGTCATTTGGCGCATCAACGGGCCTCCAGGATATCGGGAGGGGAAAAACAGCGTGTGGCCATCGCCAGGGCTTTGATCAACGACCCCACTATTTTGATGGGAGATGAGCCCACGGGAAATTTGGACAGTCATAACTCGGACAATGTGTTCAATATCTTCAAAAAACTGAAGGAGGAACAAGGATTGTCCCTTTTGGTGGTGACCCATGATGAGGATTTTGCGAAAAGGACCGATCGCATTGTCCAATTGGAGGATGGTAAAATTATGTCGCAGTGA